From Solanum lycopersicum chromosome 8, SLM_r2.1, the proteins below share one genomic window:
- the LOC101262544 gene encoding ER membrane protein complex subunit 7 homolog, with amino-acid sequence MNRSMAILLTLIQLSLLSSLAFASGSTDGYTINGRVKIPGFSLKGSGLAAKASNVKVILNSGQQVTFLRPDGYFSFHNVPAGTHLIEVSAIGYFFSPVRVDVSARNPGKVQAALTENRRSLSELVLEPLRDEQYYEMREPFSVMSLVKSPMGLMVGFMVVVMFLMPKLVENMDPEEIRKAQEEMRSQGVPSLSSLLPGAQRSN; translated from the exons ATGAATAGGTCGATGGCAATCTTGCTAACTCTAATCCAACTTTCTCTGCTATCTTCACTCGCGTTCGCATCGGG GAGCACTGATGGTTATACAATTAATGGTCGAGTTAAAATTCCTG GATTTAGCTTAAAAGGATCTGGTTTGGCAGCTAAAGCATCAAATGTTAAAGTCATTCTCAATAGTGGTCAACAAGTTACTTTCCTGAGACCTGACGGATATTTCTCTTT CCACAACGTGCCTGCAGGGACGCATCTCATAGAAGTATCTGCAATTGGCTACTTCTTTTCTCCA GTTCGAGTTGATGTCAGTGCCAGAAATCCTGGTAAGGTTCAAGCTGCATTAACTGAGAATAGGAGAAGCCTGAGTGAGCTGGTTTTGGAGCCACTGCGAGATGAGCAATATTATGAG ATGAGGGAACCATTCTCTGTTATGTCTTTGGTGAAGAGCCCAATGGGTCTGATGGTTGGATTCATGGTGGTTGTGATGTTTTTGATGCCAAAATTGGTAGAGAATATGG ATCCTGAAGAAATTAGGAAAGCACAAGAGGAAATGAGAAGCCAAGGAGTTCCCAGTCTTTCAAGCTTGTTACCTGGGGCACAAAGGAGTAACTAG